In a genomic window of Lagopus muta isolate bLagMut1 chromosome 2, bLagMut1 primary, whole genome shotgun sequence:
- the LOC125690068 gene encoding SAM and SH3 domain-containing protein 1-like isoform X5 translates to MSREQSDDETEESVKFKRLHKLVNSTRRVRKKLIRVEEMKKPSTEGVEEQTLDNSAILDDRSALYSGVHKKQFYFDGSCEKQTEDDSDSLTTSPSSSSLDTWGASRKLVKTFSKTDSRGLIKPPKKLGTFFSYPEDEKTQKVCRSLTDGEMKKSLGSLSHGVSTESICFYDSSRHKHHLLVSLEEIQSVRKQIRLKKMDTNYSCSRAFLCQRPARKGASTTTCDLQLLRHKAKGGGGCGFPNRRLRGRTSVSEFNITYVVERSLYSHLNLSQLVRPVTDRTLSKADKQDLRRCLLEEDEEAKRKWAATVDRCTKRVLLRIHQKSRTCSFGGFDLTNRSLHIGNNSDQMGKEGDFVYKEVIKSPSASRISLGKKVKSVKETMKKRMSKKYSSSLSEQESSPGVIPGSPQSPPPDTDSLDKPKLKAGGSVESLRSSLSGQSSMSGQTVSTTDSSTSNRESVKSEDGDDEEPPYRGPFCGRARVHTDFTPSPYDTDSLKLKKGDIIDIISKPPMGTWMGLLNNKVGTFKFIYVDVLNEEEEKPKRPTRRRRKSRPPQPKSVEDLLDRINLKEHMPTFLFNGYEDLDTFKLLEEEDLDELNIRDPEHRAVLLTAVEHLQEYDSNSDQSGSQEKLLIEGQGLAGCSPRDSGCYESSENLENGKTRRACLLPSKSSSEHSFKDFSRHQLSNYPTLPLTKSIETLHQGEKEGRLGCAHRALKSSVNPPAVMGLKKNRRSLPVAVCRSYETLDGPQSVDVWPRSQSLDDLQGDSNTNLQDSSKKDYFAQDSLDTAKKATGSALPPQSCGGSCMVDNLMPKQGKAAARSQKGRGKELECSVMKSAVGKPFPLPVKHCEAQAALVTHSATRTPLEIQSKGFHDLARADYAPVLKGGLEAEQRGTNETRMQPKNPSQPPPVPAKKCRERLTNGLYHPPMTPSGNNSSQEAPCLPVKKSSASTPTDFHGVHRTSEQEPSTPPSSLPPWLLEQPETKSVQQHMIKLGPASARKVSCSRGMDLEMVIENKLQSEGIDLTEEPYSDKHGRCGIPEALVQRYSEDLDQPEKDVAANMDQIRVKQLRKQHRMAIPSGGLTEICRKPVSPGLITSVSDWLISIGLPMYSSPLTEAGFNTLSKVPSLSQTCLQEAGITDERHISKLLAAARLFKPLDPDTI, encoded by the exons GCGTAGAAGAGCAGACGCTTGACAACTCTGCTATACTGGATGACAGATCAGCACTTTACTCTGGAGTTCACAAGAAGCAATTCTACTTTGATGGTTCCTGCGAGAAGCAGACAGAGGATGACTCGGACTCGCTTACTACTTCTCCCTCATCTAGCAGTCTTGATACATGGGGAGCTAGCCGGAAACTGGTCAAGACCTTCAGCAAAACTGATAGCCGTGGCCTTATCAAGCCTCCCAAGAAACTTgggacatttttttcttacccGGAAGATGAGAAGACCCAAAAAGTTTGCCGCTCCTTGACAGATGGGGAGATGAAGAAGAGCCTCGGCTCGCTGAGCCATGGGGTAAGTACAGAGAGCATTTGCTTTTatgacagcagcaggcacaagCACCATCTTCTGGTGTCCCTGGAGGAGATTCAGAGTGTAAGGAAGCAGATCCGATTGAAGAAAATGGATACTAACTATTCCTGTTCCAGAGCTTTTCTTTGCCAGCGCCCTGCTAGGAAAGGAGCATCCACCACAACTTGTGACCTACAATTACTGCGGCACAAAGCAAAAGGGGGTGGAGGTTGTGGCTTCCCAAACAGAAGGCTTCGAGGGCGCACTTCTGTCAGCGAGTTCAATATTACCTATGTGGTGGAGAGAAGCCTATACAGTCACCTCAACCTCTCACAGCTGGTGCGTCCCGTTACTGACAGGACCCTGAGCAAGGCTGACAAGCAGGACCTGAGGAGATGCCTGCTcgaggaggatgaggaggccAAGAGGAAGTGGGCTGCCACAGTGGATCGTTGTACTAAAAGGGTTCTCTTGAGAATCCACCAAAAGTCT agaaCCTGCAGCTTTGGAGGATTTGACTTGACGAATCGTTCCCTTCATATTGGAAACAATTCTGACCAAATG ggCAAGGAAGGCGACTTTGTTTATAAAGAAGTAATCAAATCACCCTCTGCCTCCCGTATATCTCTGGGTAAAAAGGTGAAATCTGTGAAAGAAACCATGAAGAAGAGGATGTctaaaaaatacagcagctctctgtctgAGCAG GAGTCAAGCCCTGGAGTCATACCAGGTTCTCCACAGTCACCGCCGCCAGACACTGACTCCCTGGACAAACCCAAGCTGAAAGCTGGTGGCTCAGTCGAGAGCCTGAGGAGTTCCTTAAGTGGTCAGAGCTCAATGA GTGGTCAGACAGTCAGTACAACAGATTCCTCAACCAGCAACAGGGAGAGCGTGAAATCAGAAGATGGGGATGATGAAGAACCACCTTACAGAGGACCTTTCTGTGGAAGAGCCAGGGTTCACACTGATTTTACTCCAAGTCCTTATGATACAGACTCTCTGAAGCTCAAG AAAGGTGATATCATTGATATCATCAGCAAACCCCCCATGGGCACTTGGATGGGCCTATTGAACAACAAAGTTGGCACTTTCAAATTTATCTATGTGGATGTGTTaaatgaagaggaggagaagccGAAGCGGCCCACCAGGAGACGCCGAAAAAGCCGACCACCCCAACCCAAGTCAGTTGAGGATCTCTTGGATCGCATCAACTTAAAG GAGCACATGCCCACTTTTCTGTTCAATGGTTATGAAGATCTGGACACCTTCAAGCTTTTAGAAGAAGAGGATTTGGATGAACTGAACATCCGAGatcctgagcacagagcagttctCCTCACAGCTGTGGAACATCTACAGGAGTATGACA GTAACAGCGACCAGTCAGGATCTCAGGAGAAACTTCTCATTGAAGGTCAAGGCCTAGCTGGATGCTCTCCTCGGGATTCTGGCTGCTATGAAAGCAGTGAAAACCTGGAGAATG GTAAGACCCGAAGAGCCTGTCTTCTCCCCTCAAAATCATCAAGTGAGCATAGCTTTAAAGACTTCAGCAGACACCAGCTATCAAATTATCCTACGCTCCCACTGACCAAGTCAATAGAAACTCTAcatcaaggagaaaaagaaggcCGGTTGGGCTGTGCGCATCGTGCTCTGAAGAGCTCTGTCAATCCCCCAGCTGTTATGGGTCTGAAGAAGAACCGTAGAAGTTTACCAGTTGCTGTCTGTCGGAGCTATGAAACTCTGGATGGCCCCCAGAGTGTGGATGTATGGCCAAGATCTCAATCCCTGGATGATCTCCAGGGAGATTCCAATACTAATCTACAGGACAGTAGCaagaaagattattttgctCAGGATTCGCTGGATACAGCAAAAAAGGCAACTGGATCTGCCCTGCCACCTCAGTCGTGTGGGGGCAGTTGTATGGTCGATAACTTGATGCCTAAGCAGGGTAAAGCAGCTGCTCGTTCTCAGAAGGGTAGAGGTAAGGAGCTGGAGTGCTCTGTAATGAAGAGTGCAGTTGGGAAACCTTTTCCGCTCCCTGTGAAACACTGTGAAGCTCAGGCTGCCTTGGTGACACATTCTGCAACAAGGACACCTCTGGAAATACAGAGTAAGGGCTTTCATGACCTTGCACGGGCTGACTATGCTCCAGTCCTCAAGGGAGGTCTAGAAGCTGAGCAAAGAGGCACAAATGAGACAAGAATGCAACCAAAAAATCCCTCTCAGCCACCACCTGTTCCTGCCAAAAAATGCCGAGAACGCCTTACTAATGGATTATATCATCCTCCCATGACCCCCAGTGGGAACAATTCAAGTCAAGAAGCACCATGTTTGCCAGTAAAAAAGAGCAGTGCATCCACTCCCACTGATTTTCATGGAGTCCATAGGACATCTGAACAGGAACCCAGTACCCCTCCTAGCTCACTGCCACCTTGGCTGTTGGAGCAACCAGAGACTAAAAGTGTTCAGCAGCACATGATAAAGCTAGGGCCTGCTTCAGCAAGGAAAGTCTCTTGTAGCAGGGGAATGGATCTGGAAATGGTAATAGAAAACAAGTTGCAGTCTGAAGGTATTGATCTTACTGAAGAACCATACTCAGACAAG CATGGTCGCTGTGGCATTCCTGAGGCTTTGGTACAGAGGTACTCTGAAGACTTAGACCAGCCTGAAAAGGATGTTGCTGCAAACATGGACCAAATCCGGGTAAAgcagctgaggaagcagcaTCGCATGGCA ATTCCAAGTGGAGGGCTCACTGAAATTTGCCGAAAACCTGTATCACCAGGACTTATCACCTCTGTATCTGACTGGCTGATTTCCATTGGCCTGCCCATGTATTCCAGCCCACTCACAGAAGCAGGGTTCAACACACTGAGCAAAGTGCCTTCTCTGTCACAAACTTGCCTTCAGGAAGCTGGCATCACAGATGAAAGGCACATAAGCAAGCTCCTGGCGGCAGCAAGACTCTTCAAACCTCTTGATCCAGACACGATTTAA
- the LOC125690068 gene encoding SAM and SH3 domain-containing protein 1-like isoform X4, which yields MPDRAVTDPNHRSVTGMSREQSDDETEESVKFKRLHKLVNSTRRVRKKLIRVEEMKKPSTEGVEEQTLDNSAILDDRSALYSGVHKKQFYFDGSCEKQTEDDSDSLTTSPSSSSLDTWGASRKLVKTFSKTDSRGLIKPPKKLGTFFSYPEDEKTQKVCRSLTDGEMKKSLGSLSHGVSTESICFYDSSRHKHHLLVSLEEIQSVRKQIRLKKMDTNYSCSRAFLCQRPARKGASTTTCDLQLLRHKAKGGGGCGFPNRRLRGRTSVSEFNITYVVERSLYSHLNLSQLVRPVTDRTLSKADKQDLRRCLLEEDEEAKRKWAATVDRCTKRVLLRIHQKSRTCSFGGFDLTNRSLHIGNNSDQMGKEGDFVYKEVIKSPSASRISLGKKVKSVKETMKKRMSKKYSSSLSEQESSPGVIPGSPQSPPPDTDSLDKPKLKAGGSVESLRSSLSGQSSMSGQTVSTTDSSTSNRESVKSEDGDDEEPPYRGPFCGRARVHTDFTPSPYDTDSLKLKKGDIIDIISKPPMGTWMGLLNNKVGTFKFIYVDVLNEEEEKPKRPTRRRRKSRPPQPKSVEDLLDRINLKEHMPTFLFNGYEDLDTFKLLEEEDLDELNIRDPEHRAVLLTAVEHLQEYDSNSDQSGSQEKLLIEGQGLAGCSPRDSGCYESSENLENGKTRRACLLPSKSSSEHSFKDFSRHQLSNYPTLPLTKSIETLHQGEKEGRLGCAHRALKSSVNPPAVMGLKKNRRSLPVAVCRSYETLDGPQSVDVWPRSQSLDDLQGDSNTNLQDSSKKDYFAQDSLDTAKKATGSALPPQSCGGSCMVDNLMPKQGKAAARSQKGRGKELECSVMKSAVGKPFPLPVKHCEAQAALVTHSATRTPLEIQSKGFHDLARADYAPVLKGGLEAEQRGTNETRMQPKNPSQPPPVPAKKCRERLTNGLYHPPMTPSGNNSSQEAPCLPVKKSSASTPTDFHGVHRTSEQEPSTPPSSLPPWLLEQPETKSVQQHMIKLGPASARKVSCSRGMDLEMVIENKLQSEGIDLTEEPYSDKHGRCGIPEALVQRYSEDLDQPEKDVAANMDQIRVKQLRKQHRMAIPSGGLTEICRKPVSPGLITSVSDWLISIGLPMYSSPLTEAGFNTLSKVPSLSQTCLQEAGITDERHISKLLAAARLFKPLDPDTI from the exons GCGTAGAAGAGCAGACGCTTGACAACTCTGCTATACTGGATGACAGATCAGCACTTTACTCTGGAGTTCACAAGAAGCAATTCTACTTTGATGGTTCCTGCGAGAAGCAGACAGAGGATGACTCGGACTCGCTTACTACTTCTCCCTCATCTAGCAGTCTTGATACATGGGGAGCTAGCCGGAAACTGGTCAAGACCTTCAGCAAAACTGATAGCCGTGGCCTTATCAAGCCTCCCAAGAAACTTgggacatttttttcttacccGGAAGATGAGAAGACCCAAAAAGTTTGCCGCTCCTTGACAGATGGGGAGATGAAGAAGAGCCTCGGCTCGCTGAGCCATGGGGTAAGTACAGAGAGCATTTGCTTTTatgacagcagcaggcacaagCACCATCTTCTGGTGTCCCTGGAGGAGATTCAGAGTGTAAGGAAGCAGATCCGATTGAAGAAAATGGATACTAACTATTCCTGTTCCAGAGCTTTTCTTTGCCAGCGCCCTGCTAGGAAAGGAGCATCCACCACAACTTGTGACCTACAATTACTGCGGCACAAAGCAAAAGGGGGTGGAGGTTGTGGCTTCCCAAACAGAAGGCTTCGAGGGCGCACTTCTGTCAGCGAGTTCAATATTACCTATGTGGTGGAGAGAAGCCTATACAGTCACCTCAACCTCTCACAGCTGGTGCGTCCCGTTACTGACAGGACCCTGAGCAAGGCTGACAAGCAGGACCTGAGGAGATGCCTGCTcgaggaggatgaggaggccAAGAGGAAGTGGGCTGCCACAGTGGATCGTTGTACTAAAAGGGTTCTCTTGAGAATCCACCAAAAGTCT agaaCCTGCAGCTTTGGAGGATTTGACTTGACGAATCGTTCCCTTCATATTGGAAACAATTCTGACCAAATG ggCAAGGAAGGCGACTTTGTTTATAAAGAAGTAATCAAATCACCCTCTGCCTCCCGTATATCTCTGGGTAAAAAGGTGAAATCTGTGAAAGAAACCATGAAGAAGAGGATGTctaaaaaatacagcagctctctgtctgAGCAG GAGTCAAGCCCTGGAGTCATACCAGGTTCTCCACAGTCACCGCCGCCAGACACTGACTCCCTGGACAAACCCAAGCTGAAAGCTGGTGGCTCAGTCGAGAGCCTGAGGAGTTCCTTAAGTGGTCAGAGCTCAATGA GTGGTCAGACAGTCAGTACAACAGATTCCTCAACCAGCAACAGGGAGAGCGTGAAATCAGAAGATGGGGATGATGAAGAACCACCTTACAGAGGACCTTTCTGTGGAAGAGCCAGGGTTCACACTGATTTTACTCCAAGTCCTTATGATACAGACTCTCTGAAGCTCAAG AAAGGTGATATCATTGATATCATCAGCAAACCCCCCATGGGCACTTGGATGGGCCTATTGAACAACAAAGTTGGCACTTTCAAATTTATCTATGTGGATGTGTTaaatgaagaggaggagaagccGAAGCGGCCCACCAGGAGACGCCGAAAAAGCCGACCACCCCAACCCAAGTCAGTTGAGGATCTCTTGGATCGCATCAACTTAAAG GAGCACATGCCCACTTTTCTGTTCAATGGTTATGAAGATCTGGACACCTTCAAGCTTTTAGAAGAAGAGGATTTGGATGAACTGAACATCCGAGatcctgagcacagagcagttctCCTCACAGCTGTGGAACATCTACAGGAGTATGACA GTAACAGCGACCAGTCAGGATCTCAGGAGAAACTTCTCATTGAAGGTCAAGGCCTAGCTGGATGCTCTCCTCGGGATTCTGGCTGCTATGAAAGCAGTGAAAACCTGGAGAATG GTAAGACCCGAAGAGCCTGTCTTCTCCCCTCAAAATCATCAAGTGAGCATAGCTTTAAAGACTTCAGCAGACACCAGCTATCAAATTATCCTACGCTCCCACTGACCAAGTCAATAGAAACTCTAcatcaaggagaaaaagaaggcCGGTTGGGCTGTGCGCATCGTGCTCTGAAGAGCTCTGTCAATCCCCCAGCTGTTATGGGTCTGAAGAAGAACCGTAGAAGTTTACCAGTTGCTGTCTGTCGGAGCTATGAAACTCTGGATGGCCCCCAGAGTGTGGATGTATGGCCAAGATCTCAATCCCTGGATGATCTCCAGGGAGATTCCAATACTAATCTACAGGACAGTAGCaagaaagattattttgctCAGGATTCGCTGGATACAGCAAAAAAGGCAACTGGATCTGCCCTGCCACCTCAGTCGTGTGGGGGCAGTTGTATGGTCGATAACTTGATGCCTAAGCAGGGTAAAGCAGCTGCTCGTTCTCAGAAGGGTAGAGGTAAGGAGCTGGAGTGCTCTGTAATGAAGAGTGCAGTTGGGAAACCTTTTCCGCTCCCTGTGAAACACTGTGAAGCTCAGGCTGCCTTGGTGACACATTCTGCAACAAGGACACCTCTGGAAATACAGAGTAAGGGCTTTCATGACCTTGCACGGGCTGACTATGCTCCAGTCCTCAAGGGAGGTCTAGAAGCTGAGCAAAGAGGCACAAATGAGACAAGAATGCAACCAAAAAATCCCTCTCAGCCACCACCTGTTCCTGCCAAAAAATGCCGAGAACGCCTTACTAATGGATTATATCATCCTCCCATGACCCCCAGTGGGAACAATTCAAGTCAAGAAGCACCATGTTTGCCAGTAAAAAAGAGCAGTGCATCCACTCCCACTGATTTTCATGGAGTCCATAGGACATCTGAACAGGAACCCAGTACCCCTCCTAGCTCACTGCCACCTTGGCTGTTGGAGCAACCAGAGACTAAAAGTGTTCAGCAGCACATGATAAAGCTAGGGCCTGCTTCAGCAAGGAAAGTCTCTTGTAGCAGGGGAATGGATCTGGAAATGGTAATAGAAAACAAGTTGCAGTCTGAAGGTATTGATCTTACTGAAGAACCATACTCAGACAAG CATGGTCGCTGTGGCATTCCTGAGGCTTTGGTACAGAGGTACTCTGAAGACTTAGACCAGCCTGAAAAGGATGTTGCTGCAAACATGGACCAAATCCGGGTAAAgcagctgaggaagcagcaTCGCATGGCA ATTCCAAGTGGAGGGCTCACTGAAATTTGCCGAAAACCTGTATCACCAGGACTTATCACCTCTGTATCTGACTGGCTGATTTCCATTGGCCTGCCCATGTATTCCAGCCCACTCACAGAAGCAGGGTTCAACACACTGAGCAAAGTGCCTTCTCTGTCACAAACTTGCCTTCAGGAAGCTGGCATCACAGATGAAAGGCACATAAGCAAGCTCCTGGCGGCAGCAAGACTCTTCAAACCTCTTGATCCAGACACGATTTAA
- the LOC125690068 gene encoding SAM and SH3 domain-containing protein 1-like isoform X6, which produces MKKPSTEGVEEQTLDNSAILDDRSALYSGVHKKQFYFDGSCEKQTEDDSDSLTTSPSSSSLDTWGASRKLVKTFSKTDSRGLIKPPKKLGTFFSYPEDEKTQKVCRSLTDGEMKKSLGSLSHGVSTESICFYDSSRHKHHLLVSLEEIQSVRKQIRLKKMDTNYSCSRAFLCQRPARKGASTTTCDLQLLRHKAKGGGGCGFPNRRLRGRTSVSEFNITYVVERSLYSHLNLSQLVRPVTDRTLSKADKQDLRRCLLEEDEEAKRKWAATVDRCTKRVLLRIHQKSRTCSFGGFDLTNRSLHIGNNSDQMGKEGDFVYKEVIKSPSASRISLGKKVKSVKETMKKRMSKKYSSSLSEQESSPGVIPGSPQSPPPDTDSLDKPKLKAGGSVESLRSSLSGQSSMSGQTVSTTDSSTSNRESVKSEDGDDEEPPYRGPFCGRARVHTDFTPSPYDTDSLKLKKGDIIDIISKPPMGTWMGLLNNKVGTFKFIYVDVLNEEEEKPKRPTRRRRKSRPPQPKSVEDLLDRINLKEHMPTFLFNGYEDLDTFKLLEEEDLDELNIRDPEHRAVLLTAVEHLQEYDSNSDQSGSQEKLLIEGQGLAGCSPRDSGCYESSENLENGKTRRACLLPSKSSSEHSFKDFSRHQLSNYPTLPLTKSIETLHQGEKEGRLGCAHRALKSSVNPPAVMGLKKNRRSLPVAVCRSYETLDGPQSVDVWPRSQSLDDLQGDSNTNLQDSSKKDYFAQDSLDTAKKATGSALPPQSCGGSCMVDNLMPKQGKAAARSQKGRGKELECSVMKSAVGKPFPLPVKHCEAQAALVTHSATRTPLEIQSKGFHDLARADYAPVLKGGLEAEQRGTNETRMQPKNPSQPPPVPAKKCRERLTNGLYHPPMTPSGNNSSQEAPCLPVKKSSASTPTDFHGVHRTSEQEPSTPPSSLPPWLLEQPETKSVQQHMIKLGPASARKVSCSRGMDLEMVIENKLQSEGIDLTEEPYSDKHGRCGIPEALVQRYSEDLDQPEKDVAANMDQIRVKQLRKQHRMAIPSGGLTEICRKPVSPGLITSVSDWLISIGLPMYSSPLTEAGFNTLSKVPSLSQTCLQEAGITDERHISKLLAAARLFKPLDPDTI; this is translated from the exons GCGTAGAAGAGCAGACGCTTGACAACTCTGCTATACTGGATGACAGATCAGCACTTTACTCTGGAGTTCACAAGAAGCAATTCTACTTTGATGGTTCCTGCGAGAAGCAGACAGAGGATGACTCGGACTCGCTTACTACTTCTCCCTCATCTAGCAGTCTTGATACATGGGGAGCTAGCCGGAAACTGGTCAAGACCTTCAGCAAAACTGATAGCCGTGGCCTTATCAAGCCTCCCAAGAAACTTgggacatttttttcttacccGGAAGATGAGAAGACCCAAAAAGTTTGCCGCTCCTTGACAGATGGGGAGATGAAGAAGAGCCTCGGCTCGCTGAGCCATGGGGTAAGTACAGAGAGCATTTGCTTTTatgacagcagcaggcacaagCACCATCTTCTGGTGTCCCTGGAGGAGATTCAGAGTGTAAGGAAGCAGATCCGATTGAAGAAAATGGATACTAACTATTCCTGTTCCAGAGCTTTTCTTTGCCAGCGCCCTGCTAGGAAAGGAGCATCCACCACAACTTGTGACCTACAATTACTGCGGCACAAAGCAAAAGGGGGTGGAGGTTGTGGCTTCCCAAACAGAAGGCTTCGAGGGCGCACTTCTGTCAGCGAGTTCAATATTACCTATGTGGTGGAGAGAAGCCTATACAGTCACCTCAACCTCTCACAGCTGGTGCGTCCCGTTACTGACAGGACCCTGAGCAAGGCTGACAAGCAGGACCTGAGGAGATGCCTGCTcgaggaggatgaggaggccAAGAGGAAGTGGGCTGCCACAGTGGATCGTTGTACTAAAAGGGTTCTCTTGAGAATCCACCAAAAGTCT agaaCCTGCAGCTTTGGAGGATTTGACTTGACGAATCGTTCCCTTCATATTGGAAACAATTCTGACCAAATG ggCAAGGAAGGCGACTTTGTTTATAAAGAAGTAATCAAATCACCCTCTGCCTCCCGTATATCTCTGGGTAAAAAGGTGAAATCTGTGAAAGAAACCATGAAGAAGAGGATGTctaaaaaatacagcagctctctgtctgAGCAG GAGTCAAGCCCTGGAGTCATACCAGGTTCTCCACAGTCACCGCCGCCAGACACTGACTCCCTGGACAAACCCAAGCTGAAAGCTGGTGGCTCAGTCGAGAGCCTGAGGAGTTCCTTAAGTGGTCAGAGCTCAATGA GTGGTCAGACAGTCAGTACAACAGATTCCTCAACCAGCAACAGGGAGAGCGTGAAATCAGAAGATGGGGATGATGAAGAACCACCTTACAGAGGACCTTTCTGTGGAAGAGCCAGGGTTCACACTGATTTTACTCCAAGTCCTTATGATACAGACTCTCTGAAGCTCAAG AAAGGTGATATCATTGATATCATCAGCAAACCCCCCATGGGCACTTGGATGGGCCTATTGAACAACAAAGTTGGCACTTTCAAATTTATCTATGTGGATGTGTTaaatgaagaggaggagaagccGAAGCGGCCCACCAGGAGACGCCGAAAAAGCCGACCACCCCAACCCAAGTCAGTTGAGGATCTCTTGGATCGCATCAACTTAAAG GAGCACATGCCCACTTTTCTGTTCAATGGTTATGAAGATCTGGACACCTTCAAGCTTTTAGAAGAAGAGGATTTGGATGAACTGAACATCCGAGatcctgagcacagagcagttctCCTCACAGCTGTGGAACATCTACAGGAGTATGACA GTAACAGCGACCAGTCAGGATCTCAGGAGAAACTTCTCATTGAAGGTCAAGGCCTAGCTGGATGCTCTCCTCGGGATTCTGGCTGCTATGAAAGCAGTGAAAACCTGGAGAATG GTAAGACCCGAAGAGCCTGTCTTCTCCCCTCAAAATCATCAAGTGAGCATAGCTTTAAAGACTTCAGCAGACACCAGCTATCAAATTATCCTACGCTCCCACTGACCAAGTCAATAGAAACTCTAcatcaaggagaaaaagaaggcCGGTTGGGCTGTGCGCATCGTGCTCTGAAGAGCTCTGTCAATCCCCCAGCTGTTATGGGTCTGAAGAAGAACCGTAGAAGTTTACCAGTTGCTGTCTGTCGGAGCTATGAAACTCTGGATGGCCCCCAGAGTGTGGATGTATGGCCAAGATCTCAATCCCTGGATGATCTCCAGGGAGATTCCAATACTAATCTACAGGACAGTAGCaagaaagattattttgctCAGGATTCGCTGGATACAGCAAAAAAGGCAACTGGATCTGCCCTGCCACCTCAGTCGTGTGGGGGCAGTTGTATGGTCGATAACTTGATGCCTAAGCAGGGTAAAGCAGCTGCTCGTTCTCAGAAGGGTAGAGGTAAGGAGCTGGAGTGCTCTGTAATGAAGAGTGCAGTTGGGAAACCTTTTCCGCTCCCTGTGAAACACTGTGAAGCTCAGGCTGCCTTGGTGACACATTCTGCAACAAGGACACCTCTGGAAATACAGAGTAAGGGCTTTCATGACCTTGCACGGGCTGACTATGCTCCAGTCCTCAAGGGAGGTCTAGAAGCTGAGCAAAGAGGCACAAATGAGACAAGAATGCAACCAAAAAATCCCTCTCAGCCACCACCTGTTCCTGCCAAAAAATGCCGAGAACGCCTTACTAATGGATTATATCATCCTCCCATGACCCCCAGTGGGAACAATTCAAGTCAAGAAGCACCATGTTTGCCAGTAAAAAAGAGCAGTGCATCCACTCCCACTGATTTTCATGGAGTCCATAGGACATCTGAACAGGAACCCAGTACCCCTCCTAGCTCACTGCCACCTTGGCTGTTGGAGCAACCAGAGACTAAAAGTGTTCAGCAGCACATGATAAAGCTAGGGCCTGCTTCAGCAAGGAAAGTCTCTTGTAGCAGGGGAATGGATCTGGAAATGGTAATAGAAAACAAGTTGCAGTCTGAAGGTATTGATCTTACTGAAGAACCATACTCAGACAAG CATGGTCGCTGTGGCATTCCTGAGGCTTTGGTACAGAGGTACTCTGAAGACTTAGACCAGCCTGAAAAGGATGTTGCTGCAAACATGGACCAAATCCGGGTAAAgcagctgaggaagcagcaTCGCATGGCA ATTCCAAGTGGAGGGCTCACTGAAATTTGCCGAAAACCTGTATCACCAGGACTTATCACCTCTGTATCTGACTGGCTGATTTCCATTGGCCTGCCCATGTATTCCAGCCCACTCACAGAAGCAGGGTTCAACACACTGAGCAAAGTGCCTTCTCTGTCACAAACTTGCCTTCAGGAAGCTGGCATCACAGATGAAAGGCACATAAGCAAGCTCCTGGCGGCAGCAAGACTCTTCAAACCTCTTGATCCAGACACGATTTAA